The Acidimicrobiales bacterium genome segment TGACGGACGGGTCAGTCCCCGTTGGCCAGGGCCTCGTAGGGGCGACAGGCCTGGCCTCGCAGGCTGGGGCACTCCGGGTCGCCGGCGGGGACCTCGATGCCCTCGACCATGGACAGCACCAGCGACGAGGCCCGCTCGCCGCCCAGGCCCACTTGGCGCTCGTCGCCCTCCTCGCCGATGGTGGCGAACTTCCAGGTGCCCCGGTCGCGGCCGGGCGAGGAGACGACCACCCGCAGGCGGGTGCCGGCCCGGAAGGCCTGGGCGAAGGACGGGATGCCGACCTGGGCCTGCACCCACTCCCCGGGCTCCAACGGCTGGCGGCTCTCCGCGTCCCAGGCGTGGTGGACCTCCAGGTCGTCGCCGATCTCACCCTCCAGGGCCCGGTGCGACAGGCGGAGCTGGCCCGACTGCACCAGGAACTCGGTGCCGTCGGCCTGGACCGCGGTGATGGTCACCTGGACGTCGGCGTCGGTCGAGTCGGCCTGGACCCACAGGTCGGCGTAGCCGGTCCCGGCCAGCACCGTGTCGTCCTCGAAGGGCTCGGTGACGTAGCTGAGGGACGTGCCCTCGCCGGGCTGCTCCCAGTCGAAGTCCCAGGTGGGGGCGAGCAGGTCGTAGCCGCCCTCCACCTCCTCGCCCTCCTCGGGGTCCTCGGCCTCCTCGTTGAAGAAGGTGAGCTGGCCGGCCTCGGGGTCGTTGGTGAAGGTGTCGGCCCCCTCCTGGCCCGGGGCCTCGTCGACCAGGGTGCCGTCGGGGCCGAGGTACCAGGTGACCGGGGTGACGGCCGGCGGCGGCCACTCCTCGAAGGTGGCCTCGAAGCGGGCCGCCGGGGAGCCGGGCACGTCGCCCCCGGCCCCGTTCTCGAACAGCACCCGCACCTTGGGCTCGGCCTCGTAGGCGGCCAGGACGCCCTCCAGGTCGTCGTCGGCGAACTCGGGGAACCGGTCCTCCTCGAAGGTGAGGCCGGGGACGCCGAAGATGTCCTCGAACAGGACGGCACCCCCGGCCCGCAGGCCGTCGTCCAGGCGCGGGACCTGCTGGTGGACGTACAGCTCCAGGAACTCGTACCACCGGTAGAGGACCAGGGGGGTGTAGCCGTCGGGGTGGCGCCCGTTGAACAGGTTGAAGCGCTCCTGCTCGGTGCCGGTGAAGTTGTCGAGCATGTCGGCGAACAGCGGGCCGGTCTGCTCGTCCTGCCAGGCCCCGGTGAGGTACACGGGGACCTCGATGTCGCTCACCAGCTGGTAGAGGTCGCGGCTGTCCGCGTCGGGGGGGCGGTTCTCCAGGGCCCGGGTGAACTCGCCGAAGTCGGGGTTCTGGTCCCGGATGGCCAGGTTGGCCTCGCAGGCCTCGTCGCCCTCCTCCTCGACCCGCTTGGTCACCCAGTCGGTGCCCCCGCCCTCGGACTGGCGGTTGCGCTCGGCCAGCCACTGCTCGGTGAAGCCGTTGTTGTTGATGCCCCCGGGCCAGGACATCTGCCAGGCGTCGCCGATGACCGACAGGGGGGTGATGGCGGCCAGGCTCGGGGGCCGGGTGGCGGCCACGTAGAGCTGGGTGATGCCGGAGTAGGACAGGCCGACCATGCCCACCTTGTTGTGCAGCACCCAGG includes the following:
- a CDS encoding CocE/NonD family hydrolase gives rise to the protein MLALLAGACSSDDGGDGDDAKPGSTRPKIDPSEETTAAAFEATPGVETLTVTGAEPGHDLTLVNTEDEKLLTLTTDEAGQAHFAYVPDEYLTFQTGEGGTLPSAAGQQLRPGAYTVRDESAEPVAVTDEVTVLARDDHPEESAYDQEVGEGFGYVTTRDGVELSVNVRLPGPIEDGPYPTVVEYSGYGPSNPDAEEPGSMIARLLGYATVGVNMRGTGCSGGVFDVFNPAQQADGYDMVETIARQPWVLHNKVGMVGLSYSGITQLYVAATRPPSLAAITPLSVIGDAWQMSWPGGINNNGFTEQWLAERNRQSEGGGTDWVTKRVEEEGDEACEANLAIRDQNPDFGEFTRALENRPPDADSRDLYQLVSDIEVPVYLTGAWQDEQTGPLFADMLDNFTGTEQERFNLFNGRHPDGYTPLVLYRWYEFLELYVHQQVPRLDDGLRAGGAVLFEDIFGVPGLTFEEDRFPEFADDDLEGVLAAYEAEPKVRVLFENGAGGDVPGSPAARFEATFEEWPPPAVTPVTWYLGPDGTLVDEAPGQEGADTFTNDPEAGQLTFFNEEAEDPEEGEEVEGGYDLLAPTWDFDWEQPGEGTSLSYVTEPFEDDTVLAGTGYADLWVQADSTDADVQVTITAVQADGTEFLVQSGQLRLSHRALEGEIGDDLEVHHAWDAESRQPLEPGEWVQAQVGIPSFAQAFRAGTRLRVVVSSPGRDRGTWKFATIGEEGDERQVGLGGERASSLVLSMVEGIEVPAGDPECPSLRGQACRPYEALANGD